A region of Gammaproteobacteria bacterium DNA encodes the following proteins:
- the queA gene encoding tRNA preQ1(34) S-adenosylmethionine ribosyltransferase-isomerase QueA gives MRRSEFRFDLPKELIAQQPLPARSASRLLKLDRESGAIRDGRFTDLLEELRPGDLLVFNDTRVIPARLPGRKATGGKVEVLVERVEDDRRVLVQIRASKSPRERSLLLFDNGVEATVVARVGEFYRLAFTGDQTVNEVLETQGHVPLPPYIEWQDFGEDRERYQTVYARSPGAVAAPTAGLHFDGSLLNRLSEKGIVQAYITLHVGAGTFQPLRVEDVSKHRMHPERVTVGDEVVAAIERCREGGGRIVAVGTTSVRALESAGASGTLKPYSGETRLFITPGYKFRVVDALITNFHLPESTLLMLVCAFGGYGTVLNAYRHAMEAGYRFFSYGDSMYLHGRRR, from the coding sequence ATGCGAAGGAGCGAGTTCAGGTTCGATTTGCCTAAGGAGTTGATTGCGCAGCAACCGCTGCCCGCGCGGAGCGCGAGCCGGCTGTTGAAACTGGACCGGGAGAGCGGTGCGATCCGGGACGGACGTTTTACCGATCTGTTGGAAGAACTCCGTCCTGGGGACCTGCTGGTCTTCAACGACACCCGCGTGATCCCGGCGCGCCTGCCGGGACGCAAGGCTACGGGCGGCAAGGTCGAGGTGCTGGTCGAGCGAGTCGAGGATGATCGGAGGGTGCTGGTCCAGATAAGGGCAAGCAAGTCGCCTCGTGAGCGCAGCCTTCTGTTATTCGACAACGGCGTCGAGGCAACCGTAGTGGCAAGGGTGGGGGAGTTCTACAGGCTGGCGTTTACCGGGGACCAGACGGTAAACGAAGTGCTGGAAACCCAGGGGCATGTTCCGCTCCCGCCCTACATCGAGTGGCAGGATTTCGGGGAGGACCGGGAACGGTACCAGACCGTTTACGCCAGATCTCCGGGTGCCGTCGCGGCGCCGACGGCCGGACTCCATTTCGACGGATCCCTGTTGAATCGCCTCTCGGAGAAGGGCATCGTTCAGGCCTACATCACATTGCACGTCGGTGCCGGCACCTTTCAGCCCCTGCGTGTAGAGGACGTCAGCAAACACCGAATGCACCCCGAACGGGTGACTGTCGGTGATGAGGTCGTGGCGGCCATAGAGCGCTGCCGGGAGGGTGGCGGCCGTATCGTGGCCGTTGGCACCACATCGGTCCGTGCACTGGAGTCGGCCGGCGCGAGCGGAACCCTGAAGCCTTACTCGGGTGAGACGCGTCTGTTCATCACTCCCGGTTACAAATTCCGAGTGGTCGATGCGTTGATCACCAACTTTCACTTGCCGGAATCCACGCTGCTGATGCTGGTGTGCGCCTTCGGCGGGTACGGGACGGTCCTGAACGCCTACCGTCATGCGATGGAGGCGGGGTACCGGTTCTTCAGCTACGGAGACTCGATGTATCTCCACGGGCGCAGGAGATGA
- a CDS encoding TIGR04255 family protein, whose product MTANETPLTGPPPAEVPLTDAPLVRVIAQVRFPLVASVEKRDFIAPFQEAIRAEYPVLRPEQSRSVVLGQQGVMDARSNTVWRFHDASSVWRVTLAPDFLALETSRYTSREDLLDRLKCVLEALVAHVDPKVIDRLGVRYIDRVAGDNLNDLPHLVRPEVCGVLSTPLASHALQSISEAVFVLPENAGQVMTRWGLIPARGTVDPAAVDAIDEPSWLLDLDAFQAETRELNVEAALQQTRGFAERIYSVFRWAVTDEFLRRYGGQP is encoded by the coding sequence GTGACTGCCAACGAGACACCGCTGACGGGCCCGCCGCCAGCCGAGGTGCCACTGACCGACGCCCCCCTTGTGCGCGTTATCGCGCAAGTGCGGTTCCCGTTGGTGGCGTCCGTGGAGAAGCGTGACTTTATTGCGCCGTTCCAGGAAGCCATCCGCGCTGAGTATCCGGTCCTTCGACCCGAACAAAGCCGCAGCGTCGTTCTTGGCCAGCAGGGCGTGATGGACGCCCGCTCGAACACCGTGTGGCGGTTCCACGATGCAAGTAGTGTGTGGCGCGTCACCTTGGCTCCCGACTTCCTCGCGCTGGAAACCAGTCGCTATACCAGCCGCGAGGATCTCCTCGACCGACTTAAGTGCGTGCTCGAGGCGCTCGTCGCCCACGTGGACCCGAAGGTCATCGATCGCCTCGGTGTTCGCTACATCGACCGCGTAGCGGGCGACAACCTCAACGACCTGCCGCACCTCGTGCGCCCGGAGGTGTGCGGCGTTCTTTCGACGCCTCTGGCCTCCCACGCCCTTCAGTCAATTTCCGAGGCCGTTTTCGTGCTTCCTGAGAATGCCGGACAAGTGATGACGCGTTGGGGCCTCATTCCCGCACGTGGCACGGTCGACCCGGCTGCAGTTGACGCCATCGACGAACCAAGTTGGTTGCTAGATCTGGACGCGTTTCAAGCGGAGACGCGGGAGCTTAATGTCGAGGCGGCCCTGCAACAGACGCGAGGATTTGCGGAGCGCATCTACAGCGTTTTTCGTTGGGCGGTAACCGACGAGTTCCTCCGGCGCTACGGAGGCCAACCATGA